The proteins below come from a single Malus sylvestris chromosome 3, drMalSylv7.2, whole genome shotgun sequence genomic window:
- the LOC126615780 gene encoding uncharacterized protein LOC126615780 isoform X2: protein MQAFKKICLLHPVLLVLHFWLTTSISQNASTIICDKLNTQTPISKPNSTAFSRLNRIFVCKSQKLYHSDRTSINLFPISYTNYKCKSLIISNPSCSSPLQYAHPKLRSPSFRPPRQSNSLLLYNCSNKNLAPSIHFQNVICLPACGASSKIQEPKLDGLTLSSCILFHDRTKLDMGFHPRDLNCSCYSRVYETPSHGNNEGYGLKTRMSFDIPDHVPNICDECQKPNGNCGAGLRCVCHPKECKNKVISKGGSITSSADIQMG from the exons ATGCAGGCATTCAAGAAAATCTGCCTCCTGCATCCTGTCCTTCTAGTTCTCCATTTCTGGTTAACAACTTCAATTTCTCAAAATGCTTCAACAATTATTTGTGACAAACTTAACACTCAAACACCTATTTCGAAGCCAAATTCAACCGCGTTTTCTCGGCTAAACCGCATTTTTGTTTGCAAATCTCAAAAACTATACCATAGTGATAGAACCTCTATTAACCTGTTCCCAATTTCCTACACTAACTACAAATGTAAAAGTCTGATCATCTCCAACCCTTCTTGTTCATCTCCACTACAATATGCTCATCCTAAACTTCGATCGCCTAGTTTTCGTCCTCCCAGACAGTCCAACTCACTTTTACTCTACAACTGCTCAAACAAAAACCTTGCTCCATCAATACATTTTCAAAATGTCATCTGCCTGCCTGCATGTGGAGCTTCTTCAAAGATTCAAGAACCCAAACTTGATGGGCTTACATTGTCCTCTTGCATACTATTTCATGATCGGACAAAGCTAGACATGGGTTTTCATCCAAGAGATCTGAATTGCTCATGTTACAGCAGGGTGTATGAAACACCTTCACATGGAAACAATGAAGGATATGGGTTGAAGACAAGGATGTCTTTCGACATCCCTGACCACGTTCCTAATATCTGCGACGAGTGTCAAAAGCCTAATGGAAATTGTGGTGCTGGGTTGAGGTGCGTATGCCACCCAAAAGAGTGCA AAAACAAAGTGATTTCAAAGGGTGGATCCATCACCAGTTCTG CCGACATTCAaatggggtaa
- the LOC126615780 gene encoding uncharacterized protein LOC126615780 isoform X1, whose product MQAFKKICLLHPVLLVLHFWLTTSISQNASTIICDKLNTQTPISKPNSTAFSRLNRIFVCKSQKLYHSDRTSINLFPISYTNYKCKSLIISNPSCSSPLQYAHPKLRSPSFRPPRQSNSLLLYNCSNKNLAPSIHFQNVICLPACGASSKIQEPKLDGLTLSSCILFHDRTKLDMGFHPRDLNCSCYSRVYETPSHGNNEGYGLKTRMSFDIPDHVPNICDECQKPNGNCGAGLRCVCHPKECKNKVISKGGSITSSGNILFSLLTLVVVMVLDH is encoded by the exons ATGCAGGCATTCAAGAAAATCTGCCTCCTGCATCCTGTCCTTCTAGTTCTCCATTTCTGGTTAACAACTTCAATTTCTCAAAATGCTTCAACAATTATTTGTGACAAACTTAACACTCAAACACCTATTTCGAAGCCAAATTCAACCGCGTTTTCTCGGCTAAACCGCATTTTTGTTTGCAAATCTCAAAAACTATACCATAGTGATAGAACCTCTATTAACCTGTTCCCAATTTCCTACACTAACTACAAATGTAAAAGTCTGATCATCTCCAACCCTTCTTGTTCATCTCCACTACAATATGCTCATCCTAAACTTCGATCGCCTAGTTTTCGTCCTCCCAGACAGTCCAACTCACTTTTACTCTACAACTGCTCAAACAAAAACCTTGCTCCATCAATACATTTTCAAAATGTCATCTGCCTGCCTGCATGTGGAGCTTCTTCAAAGATTCAAGAACCCAAACTTGATGGGCTTACATTGTCCTCTTGCATACTATTTCATGATCGGACAAAGCTAGACATGGGTTTTCATCCAAGAGATCTGAATTGCTCATGTTACAGCAGGGTGTATGAAACACCTTCACATGGAAACAATGAAGGATATGGGTTGAAGACAAGGATGTCTTTCGACATCCCTGACCACGTTCCTAATATCTGCGACGAGTGTCAAAAGCCTAATGGAAATTGTGGTGCTGGGTTGAGGTGCGTATGCCACCCAAAAGAGTGCA AAAACAAAGTGATTTCAAAGGGTGGATCCATCACCAGTTCTGGTAATATCCTCTTCTCTTTGCTTACTCTAGTAGTAGTGATGGTTTTGGATCACTGA
- the LOC126615781 gene encoding stress-response A/B barrel domain-containing protein At5g22580-like — translation MGSAVELAKNIMGEFKHLVIVKFKEDVVVEGILKDLEKMVAEIDAVKSFEWGQDLESPEMLRQGFTHAFLTTFDKKEDYTVFVGHPKHQEFSATFSTVLEKIVLLDFPATLVKPPPKAPAEEPPATLNDQK, via the exons ATGGGCAGTGCAGTGGAACTAGCAAAAAATATTATGGGGGAGTTCAAGCATTTGGTGATTGTTAAGTTCAAGGAAGATGTCGTGGTGGAGGGGATTTTGAAAGATCTGGAGAAAATGGTCGCTGAGATTGATGCTGTTAAGTCCTTTGAATG GGGACAGGACTTGGAAAGCCCAGAGATGCTTAGGCAAGGGTTTACCCATGCCTTCTTGACGACATTCGACAAGAAGGAAGATTATACTGTGTTTGTTGGCCACCCTAAACATCAAGAATTTTCAGCAACATTTTCAACAGTTCTAGAAAAGATTGTGCTGCTTGATTTCCCGGCTACTCTTGTCAAGCCACCACCCAAGGCACCGGCGGAGGAACCACCAGCTACCCTGAATGATCAGAAGTAA